From Candidatus Falkowbacteria bacterium, a single genomic window includes:
- a CDS encoding cold shock domain-containing protein: protein MMNGVIKKKTDKGFGFIAIDGESKDLFFHSNSLVGVSFDQINEGDQVTFESAESPKGMNAVNVKLA, encoded by the coding sequence ATCATGAACGGAGTTATCAAAAAGAAGACTGACAAAGGTTTCGGCTTCATCGCCATCGATGGCGAAAGCAAGGACCTGTTCTTCCACAGCAATTCCCTGGTCGGCGTCAGCTTTGACCAGATCAACGAGGGTGACCAGGTCACTTTCGAATCAGCGGAATCGCCGAAAGGTATGAACGCAGTCAACGTTAAGCTCGCTTAA